One Cupriavidus taiwanensis DNA window includes the following coding sequences:
- a CDS encoding Bug family tripartite tricarboxylate transporter substrate binding protein: MRQDSQTSTTRRRLLAAGVALATTLAGFAGAAHAQGGYPTKPITMIVPFSAGGTTDILARIVGLQLGKALGQPVVIDNRPGAGGNIGASLAAKAPGDGYTLFMGTIGTHAINQSLYSKLPYDPVKDFAPITRVAMVPNLVVANPKVPVNNIKELIAYVKANPDKLSYGSSGSGSSMHLSGELFNSMTGLHIQHIPYKGSAPAVNDLLGNQIGLMFDNMPSSYPHVKAGKLRALAVTSAKRSPALPNVPTVAESGVPGYEATSWFALYATGGTPQAIVDRLNAEVVKILAMPEVKKQMADQGAEPNPEKPAQLAAFMKSETAKWAKVVKASGATVD; the protein is encoded by the coding sequence CGGCTTTGCCGGCGCGGCCCATGCACAGGGCGGCTATCCGACCAAGCCGATCACCATGATCGTGCCGTTCTCGGCCGGCGGCACCACCGACATCCTGGCCCGCATCGTCGGCCTGCAGCTGGGCAAGGCGCTCGGCCAGCCGGTGGTGATCGACAACCGTCCGGGCGCGGGCGGCAATATCGGCGCGTCGCTGGCGGCCAAGGCGCCGGGCGATGGCTACACGCTGTTCATGGGCACCATCGGCACGCACGCGATCAACCAGTCGCTGTATTCCAAGCTGCCGTATGACCCGGTCAAGGACTTCGCGCCGATCACGCGCGTGGCAATGGTGCCGAACCTGGTGGTGGCCAACCCCAAGGTGCCGGTCAACAACATCAAGGAACTGATCGCCTACGTCAAGGCCAACCCGGACAAGCTGTCGTACGGCTCGTCGGGTAGCGGCTCGTCGATGCACCTGTCGGGCGAGCTGTTCAACTCGATGACCGGCCTGCATATCCAGCACATCCCGTACAAGGGCAGCGCCCCGGCCGTCAACGACCTGCTGGGCAACCAGATCGGGCTGATGTTCGACAACATGCCGTCGTCGTACCCGCACGTGAAGGCGGGCAAGCTGCGCGCGCTGGCCGTGACCTCGGCCAAGCGCTCGCCGGCGCTGCCCAACGTGCCGACCGTGGCCGAATCGGGCGTGCCGGGCTATGAAGCCACCTCGTGGTTCGCGCTGTACGCCACCGGCGGCACGCCGCAGGCCATCGTCGACCGCCTCAACGCCGAAGTGGTGAAGATCCTGGCCATGCCGGAAGTGAAGAAGCAGATGGCCGACCAGGGCGCCGAACCCAACCCGGAAAAGCCGGCCCAGCTGGCCGCGTTCATGAAGTCGGAAACGGCCAAGTGGGCGAAGGTGGTGAAGGCCTCGGGGGCCACGGTGGACTGA
- a CDS encoding CsgG/HfaB family protein — translation MKSCCLLGVAAALLLAGCATETSTALPVQKVESAARPYHGVRTPIAVGKFDNRSNYMRGVFSDGIDRLSGQAKTSLVTHLQQTNRFNVLERDNLEEIKREAAIKNQAQRLKGADYVVTGDITEFGRKEVGDVQLFGILGRGREQVAYAKVNLNVVNINTSEVVFATQGAGEYKLSNREVIGFGGTASYDSTLNGKVMDLAMREAVNNLVSAIGTGAWKPALQ, via the coding sequence GTGAAATCGTGCTGCCTGCTCGGCGTGGCCGCCGCGCTGCTGCTGGCAGGCTGTGCTACCGAGACCTCGACCGCGTTGCCGGTGCAGAAGGTGGAAAGCGCCGCCAGGCCATACCACGGCGTGCGCACGCCGATCGCGGTGGGCAAGTTCGACAACCGCTCGAACTACATGCGCGGGGTGTTCTCGGACGGCATCGACCGCCTGAGCGGCCAGGCCAAGACCAGCCTGGTGACCCACCTGCAGCAGACCAACCGCTTCAATGTGCTGGAGCGCGACAACCTGGAAGAAATCAAGCGCGAGGCGGCGATCAAGAACCAGGCGCAGCGGCTCAAGGGCGCCGACTATGTGGTCACGGGCGATATCACCGAGTTCGGCCGCAAGGAAGTCGGCGACGTGCAGTTGTTCGGCATCCTCGGCCGCGGCCGCGAGCAGGTGGCCTATGCCAAGGTCAACCTCAACGTGGTCAACATCAATACCTCGGAAGTCGTGTTTGCCACGCAAGGCGCCGGCGAATACAAGCTGTCGAACCGCGAGGTGATCGGGTTTGGCGGCACCGCGAGCTATGACTCGACGCTCAACGGCAAGGTGATGGACCTGGCCATGCGCGAGGCCGTGAACAACCTGGTCAGCGCCATCGGGACGGGCGCCTGGAAGCCGGCACTGCAATAA
- a CDS encoding DUF4810 domain-containing protein encodes MMNTVMLRHAALLSAAGSLLLAGCAAPKPMYQWEGYQTQVYEYFKGESREAQITALESGLQKIQAQSGSVPPGYHAQLGMLYLNIGKGEQMIKEFQTEKTLFPESAPYMDFLLRNVKSDTRTEIKTGATAAGKDAATAGSPQ; translated from the coding sequence ATGATGAACACGGTCATGCTGCGCCACGCAGCATTATTGTCGGCCGCCGGCAGCCTGCTGCTTGCCGGTTGTGCGGCGCCCAAGCCCATGTACCAGTGGGAAGGCTATCAAACACAGGTCTACGAGTATTTCAAGGGCGAATCCAGGGAAGCGCAGATCACCGCGCTGGAAAGCGGCCTGCAGAAGATCCAGGCCCAGAGCGGTTCGGTGCCGCCGGGCTATCACGCCCAGCTTGGCATGCTGTACCTGAACATCGGCAAGGGCGAGCAGATGATCAAGGAATTCCAGACCGAAAAGACGCTGTTTCCGGAATCGGCGCCTTATATGGATTTCCTGCTCAGGAACGTGAAGAGCGACACCCGCACCGAGATCAAGACCGGCGCCACCGCCGCGGGCAAGGACGCCGCCACCGCAGGGAGCCCCCAATGA
- a CDS encoding DUF799 domain-containing protein, with protein MMRRLLTYLAGAVIAMLFAGCAVPTKQIDYSAFKSSRPRSIVVLPPQNTSPDIKATYAMLSQATFPLAESGYYVFPVAVVDETFRQNGLTVPDEIHAVPVAKLREIFGADAALYVTVTEYGSRYQILSSVTRVAANAKLVDLKNGDVLWSGTAVAATDSSSSGGGLIGMLISAAITQAMNHTMDASYTVAGSTSYRLLAAGQPGGLLYGPRSPKYQSD; from the coding sequence ATGATGCGCCGACTCCTGACTTATCTCGCCGGCGCGGTCATCGCCATGCTGTTCGCGGGCTGTGCCGTGCCGACCAAGCAGATCGATTATTCCGCCTTCAAGTCCAGCCGGCCGCGCTCGATCGTGGTGTTGCCGCCGCAGAACACGTCGCCGGACATCAAGGCTACCTATGCCATGCTGTCGCAAGCCACCTTCCCGCTGGCGGAATCGGGCTACTACGTATTCCCGGTGGCCGTGGTCGACGAAACCTTCCGGCAGAACGGCCTGACCGTGCCGGACGAGATCCATGCCGTGCCGGTGGCCAAGCTGCGCGAGATCTTCGGCGCGGACGCCGCGCTGTACGTCACCGTGACCGAGTATGGCTCCCGGTACCAGATCCTCAGCAGCGTGACGCGGGTCGCGGCCAACGCCAAGCTGGTCGACCTGAAGAACGGCGACGTCCTGTGGTCCGGCACCGCGGTGGCTGCCACCGACAGCTCCAGCAGCGGCGGCGGCCTGATCGGCATGCTGATCAGCGCGGCGATCACGCAGGCGATGAACCATACGATGGACGCCAGCTACACCGTCGCCGGCAGCACCAGCTATCGGCTGCTGGCCGCGGGCCAGCCCGGCGGCCTGCTGTATGGGCCGCGTTCGCCCAAGTACCAGTCCGACTAA
- a CDS encoding phytoene/squalene synthase family protein, with protein MRDTSRAYLLGPLLKGVSRSFYLTLRVLPAGMRDPVGLAYLLARAADTIADTSLIPPPRRLALLLALRDQVNGASADPALADSIAMEAAARQEQSDERLLLESLGPALALLSQLDPNDQQAVRQIVSTLTEGMEFDLRTFPDEHAGRIAALRDPQALDHYTYLVAGCVGEFWTRMAAAHMPGAIGDTATMLHDGVRFGKALQMTNVLRDCGKDLRIGRCYLPQTMLEREGLHPQDLLRPDASARTRALMFELVRNTLEHFEAAMAYTLAMPARYVRLRLACLWPVLIGMETLRCLVRNDDWLDPARASRLPRGQVYRILAGSLPAVLSNRLLRWWFARQQRAIGAIIGRGDTASAASAGLP; from the coding sequence ATGCGCGACACCAGCCGGGCTTACCTTCTCGGTCCGCTGCTCAAGGGCGTCTCGCGTTCGTTCTACCTTACGCTGCGCGTGCTGCCCGCCGGCATGCGCGATCCGGTCGGGCTGGCTTACTTGCTGGCGCGTGCCGCCGATACGATTGCCGATACCTCGCTGATTCCGCCGCCCAGGCGGCTGGCATTGCTGCTGGCGTTGCGCGACCAGGTCAATGGTGCGTCGGCGGATCCAGCCCTGGCCGACAGCATTGCCATGGAGGCGGCGGCGCGGCAGGAACAGTCGGATGAGCGCCTGCTGCTGGAATCACTGGGCCCTGCGCTGGCGCTGCTGTCGCAACTGGATCCAAACGACCAGCAAGCCGTACGGCAGATCGTCTCGACGCTGACCGAAGGCATGGAGTTCGACCTGCGCACCTTCCCCGACGAGCATGCCGGGCGCATCGCCGCACTGCGCGATCCGCAGGCGCTGGACCATTACACCTACCTGGTCGCCGGCTGCGTGGGCGAGTTCTGGACCCGCATGGCCGCCGCCCATATGCCAGGCGCGATCGGCGACACTGCGACCATGCTGCACGACGGCGTGCGCTTCGGCAAAGCGCTGCAGATGACCAATGTGCTGCGCGATTGCGGCAAGGACTTGCGCATCGGCCGTTGCTACCTGCCGCAGACGATGCTGGAGAGGGAAGGTCTGCACCCGCAGGACCTGCTGCGCCCGGACGCCTCCGCGCGCACGCGGGCGCTGATGTTCGAACTGGTGCGCAACACGCTGGAACACTTTGAGGCGGCCATGGCATACACGCTTGCCATGCCGGCGCGCTACGTCAGGCTGCGGCTCGCGTGCCTGTGGCCGGTGCTGATCGGCATGGAGACGCTGCGGTGCCTGGTGCGCAATGACGACTGGCTCGACCCCGCGCGGGCGTCCAGGCTGCCGCGCGGCCAGGTCTACCGGATCCTGGCGGGCTCGCTGCCGGCGGTGCTGTCGAACCGGCTGTTGCGCTGGTGGTTCGCGCGCCAGCAGCGCGCGATCGGCGCCATCATCGGCCGGGGCGACACGGCCAGTGCCGCCTCGGCCGGACTGCCTTAG
- a CDS encoding LysR family transcriptional regulator translates to MIPPVSTLHGRLKMQHLRLLLAVEERGSLRQAAEALTLTQPAVSKMLQDMEDLLGVPLFERHARGLRPTRFGLAATRYARLVFADMDGLRDELVALESGKIGRVRVGAVMAPTPGLLADVIRQLNRDHPRLEVAVHVETSDVLMPQLERDQLDLVLGRVPDGWDSSGLEFEQLGDEGLAIVVGPQHPLARRRKLSFAELTRYPWIMQPRPSPMRALIDRSFEDAGVPAPPSTIETAAVLMTTSLLADSELIAVLPESVAAYYGRLGALTVLPLPLPRKLGPYGIVTRRGRPPTASMSLLIDALRALSR, encoded by the coding sequence ATGATCCCTCCCGTCAGCACCCTCCACGGCCGCCTAAAAATGCAGCACCTGCGCCTGCTGCTGGCCGTGGAAGAGCGCGGCTCGCTGCGCCAGGCGGCCGAGGCGCTGACGCTGACGCAGCCCGCGGTCAGCAAGATGCTGCAGGACATGGAAGACCTGCTCGGCGTGCCGTTGTTCGAGCGCCATGCGCGCGGGCTGCGGCCGACGCGCTTTGGCCTGGCGGCGACGCGCTACGCGCGGCTGGTGTTTGCCGATATGGATGGCCTGCGCGACGAGCTGGTGGCATTGGAATCCGGCAAGATCGGGCGCGTGCGCGTCGGCGCGGTGATGGCGCCGACGCCGGGGCTGCTGGCCGATGTGATCCGGCAACTGAACCGCGATCACCCGCGGCTGGAGGTGGCGGTGCATGTGGAGACCAGCGATGTGCTGATGCCGCAGCTGGAGCGCGACCAGCTGGATCTTGTGCTGGGCCGGGTGCCGGATGGCTGGGACAGCAGCGGGCTGGAGTTCGAGCAGCTGGGTGACGAGGGGCTGGCCATCGTGGTCGGGCCGCAGCATCCGCTGGCGCGGCGCCGCAAGCTGTCGTTCGCGGAGCTGACACGCTACCCGTGGATCATGCAGCCGCGCCCCAGCCCGATGCGCGCGCTGATCGACCGTTCGTTCGAGGATGCCGGCGTGCCGGCGCCGCCGTCGACCATCGAGACCGCGGCGGTGCTGATGACCACTTCGCTGCTGGCGGACAGCGAGCTGATCGCGGTGTTGCCGGAGTCGGTCGCGGCCTACTATGGCCGGCTTGGCGCGCTCACGGTGTTGCCCTTGCCGCTGCCGCGCAAGCTGGGCCCGTATGGCATCGTCACGCGGCGGGGCCGCCCGCCGACCGCATCGATGAGCCTGCTGATCGATGCGCTGCGGGCGCTGTCGCGCTAG
- a CDS encoding aldehyde dehydrogenase (NADP(+)), whose translation MTLTGNLLIGRQSPRGTHGALHAINAATGTPMEPAFGGATPHQLDQACALAWQAFDPYRETAPERRADFLEAIAANILALGDTLVDRCVAESGLPRARIEGERGRTVGQLRLFASLLRQGDFLELRVDPAQPERQPLPRPDLRLRHIPLGPVAVFGASNFPLAFSVAGGDTASALAAGCPVIVKAHPAHPGTSELVGRAIQQAVAAMDLPAGTFSLLFDAGLEIGQGLVRDARIKAVGFTGSRAGGMALMAIAAARAEPIPVYAEMSSINPVLLFPHALARRAEAIGTAFADSLTLGAGQFCTNPGLLLAVEGDDLNRFLQAASARLATLPAATMLTPGIHRAYCAGVDTLASHPRVQTVARGPAGSATQGQAALFATDAAAFLANPALRHEVFGAAALVVRCRDLAEMRAVIDALEGQLTAALHLDDADHDAARPFLPALERLAGRILVNGFGTGVEVGHAMVHGGPWPATSDGRSTSVGSLAIARFLRPVSYQDMPAGLLPASLRPDSPQRHTWRVDGKLPGTAG comes from the coding sequence ATGACCCTCACCGGCAACCTCCTGATCGGCCGCCAATCCCCACGCGGCACCCACGGCGCCCTCCACGCCATCAACGCCGCCACCGGCACCCCCATGGAACCCGCCTTCGGCGGCGCCACGCCGCACCAGCTCGACCAGGCCTGCGCCCTCGCCTGGCAAGCCTTCGACCCCTATCGCGAAACCGCGCCCGAGCGCCGTGCCGATTTCCTCGAAGCCATCGCCGCCAACATCCTGGCGCTGGGCGATACGCTGGTCGACCGCTGCGTCGCCGAATCCGGCCTGCCGCGCGCCCGCATCGAAGGCGAGCGCGGCCGTACCGTCGGCCAGCTGCGGCTGTTCGCCAGCCTGCTGCGCCAGGGCGATTTCCTCGAGCTGCGCGTCGATCCCGCACAGCCAGAGCGCCAGCCCCTGCCGCGCCCCGACCTGCGCCTGCGCCATATCCCGCTGGGCCCGGTGGCGGTATTCGGCGCCAGCAATTTCCCGCTGGCCTTTTCGGTCGCCGGCGGCGATACCGCATCGGCGCTCGCCGCGGGCTGCCCCGTCATCGTCAAGGCGCATCCCGCGCACCCCGGCACCTCCGAGCTGGTCGGCCGCGCGATCCAGCAGGCCGTGGCCGCCATGGACCTGCCCGCAGGCACGTTCTCGCTGCTGTTCGACGCCGGCCTGGAAATCGGCCAGGGCCTGGTGCGCGATGCACGCATCAAGGCGGTGGGCTTCACCGGCTCGCGCGCGGGCGGCATGGCGCTGATGGCGATCGCGGCGGCGCGTGCCGAACCGATCCCGGTCTATGCCGAGATGAGCAGCATCAACCCGGTGCTGCTGTTCCCGCATGCGCTGGCCCGGCGCGCCGAAGCCATCGGCACCGCCTTCGCCGATTCGCTGACGCTGGGCGCGGGGCAGTTCTGCACCAATCCTGGCCTGTTGCTCGCGGTTGAAGGGGACGACCTGAATCGTTTCCTGCAGGCCGCTTCGGCACGGCTGGCCACGCTGCCCGCGGCGACGATGCTGACCCCCGGCATCCATCGCGCCTATTGCGCCGGCGTCGACACGCTCGCCAGCCATCCGCGCGTACAGACCGTCGCGCGCGGCCCGGCCGGATCGGCCACGCAGGGACAAGCCGCGTTGTTCGCCACCGACGCCGCGGCATTCCTCGCCAACCCTGCGCTGCGCCACGAAGTCTTCGGCGCCGCCGCGCTGGTGGTGCGCTGCCGCGACCTGGCCGAGATGCGCGCCGTCATCGACGCACTGGAAGGCCAGCTGACCGCCGCGCTGCATCTGGACGACGCCGACCACGACGCCGCGCGCCCGTTCCTGCCCGCGCTGGAACGGCTGGCGGGACGCATCCTGGTCAACGGCTTCGGCACCGGCGTGGAGGTCGGCCATGCGATGGTGCATGGCGGGCCGTGGCCCGCCACCTCCGACGGCCGCAGCACCTCGGTCGGCAGCCTGGCGATCGCGCGCTTCCTGCGCCCGGTCAGCTACCAGGACATGCCGGCCGGGCTGCTGCCCGCGTCGCTGCGCCCGGACAGCCCGCAGCGCCATACTTGGCGCGTCGACGGCAAGCTGCCCGGCACCGCCGGATAA
- a CDS encoding dihydrodipicolinate synthase family protein, translating to MTRSPTSTVYRGVFPVAPTIFDAQGGLDLDGQRRCIDFMIDAGSHGLCILANFSEQFVLSDDERNVLMQTVLEHVDGRVPVIVTTTHFSSRLCAERSRAAQDAGAAMVMVMPPYHGATIRVPERSIYEFFATVSDAIDIPIMIQDAPVSGTTLSAPFLARMAREIGNVSYFKIEVPQAAAKLRELIELGGDAIVGPWDGEEAITLMADLEAGATGAMTGAGFPDGIRQILDAWQAGDAELAAQRYQQWLPLINYENRQGWLATSKVLMQEGGVIASDAVRHPLQPMHPATRAGLMRIARRLDPMVLRWGR from the coding sequence ATGACCCGCAGCCCCACTTCCACCGTCTACCGCGGCGTATTCCCGGTGGCGCCCACCATCTTCGACGCGCAAGGCGGGCTCGACCTGGACGGCCAGCGCCGCTGCATCGACTTCATGATCGATGCCGGCTCGCACGGCCTGTGCATCCTGGCCAATTTCTCCGAGCAGTTCGTACTGAGCGACGACGAGCGCAACGTGCTGATGCAGACCGTGCTGGAACACGTGGACGGCCGCGTGCCGGTGATCGTCACCACCACGCACTTCAGCTCGCGCCTGTGCGCCGAGCGCAGCCGCGCGGCGCAGGACGCGGGCGCGGCCATGGTGATGGTGATGCCGCCCTACCACGGGGCCACCATCCGCGTGCCGGAGCGCAGCATCTATGAGTTCTTCGCCACGGTCTCGGACGCGATCGACATCCCCATCATGATCCAGGACGCACCGGTCAGCGGCACCACGCTGAGCGCACCGTTCCTGGCGCGCATGGCGCGCGAGATCGGCAATGTGTCGTACTTCAAGATCGAGGTGCCGCAGGCCGCGGCCAAGCTGCGCGAGCTGATCGAACTGGGCGGCGACGCCATCGTCGGCCCGTGGGACGGCGAAGAGGCGATCACGCTGATGGCCGACCTGGAAGCGGGCGCCACCGGTGCGATGACCGGCGCAGGCTTTCCCGACGGCATCCGCCAGATCCTCGATGCCTGGCAGGCCGGCGACGCCGAACTGGCCGCGCAGCGCTACCAGCAATGGCTGCCGCTGATCAACTACGAAAACCGCCAGGGCTGGCTGGCCACCAGCAAGGTGCTGATGCAGGAAGGCGGCGTGATCGCGTCGGACGCGGTGCGTCATCCGCTGCAGCCGATGCACCCGGCCACACGCGCAGGGCTGATGCGGATCGCGCGGCGGCTGGATCCGATGGTGTTGCGGTGGGGGCGGTGA
- a CDS encoding LysR family transcriptional regulator: MKSTLDTLMGRLRIKQLQLLIALDEHASLHQAAAAMAMTQSAASKSLQELESMLEAPLFERSRRGMRPNAFGHCVIRHARQLVADLGAMCDEVAGIRAGSGGRVAVGTIMGAVPDVLVPALAQLRQAHPELALEVIEDTSRRLLELLDDGHLDLVIGRSLVSDEPARYHYHPLGDEQVAVVVGRAHPAPRTAAMGFADLAGYRWITYAGHMPMHALLQRELDLAGMSLPANAVSTSSAFVTVAMLQGDPGLVSLLPAGVAAMFVRQKMLRILPVRLQSRQQTFGIVTRRGGGLSAAARQLVAILKAAPRESAAADAKV; the protein is encoded by the coding sequence ATGAAATCCACCCTCGACACCCTGATGGGCCGCCTGCGCATCAAGCAGCTGCAACTGCTGATCGCGCTCGACGAACACGCTTCGCTGCACCAGGCGGCCGCGGCCATGGCGATGACGCAGTCCGCGGCCAGCAAGTCGCTGCAGGAACTGGAAAGCATGCTGGAAGCCCCGTTGTTCGAGCGCTCCCGGCGTGGCATGCGGCCCAATGCCTTCGGCCACTGCGTGATCCGGCACGCGCGCCAGCTGGTGGCGGACCTGGGCGCGATGTGCGACGAGGTCGCCGGCATCCGCGCCGGCAGCGGCGGGCGGGTCGCGGTCGGCACCATCATGGGCGCGGTGCCCGACGTGCTGGTGCCGGCGCTGGCCCAGTTGCGCCAGGCGCACCCGGAGCTGGCGCTGGAGGTCATCGAAGACACCAGCCGCCGCCTGCTCGAACTGCTCGATGACGGCCACCTGGACCTGGTGATCGGCCGCTCGCTGGTCAGCGACGAGCCGGCGCGCTACCACTACCACCCGCTCGGCGACGAGCAGGTGGCGGTGGTGGTCGGCCGCGCGCATCCCGCGCCGCGCACGGCCGCAATGGGGTTTGCCGACCTCGCGGGATATCGCTGGATCACGTATGCCGGCCATATGCCGATGCATGCGCTGCTGCAGCGCGAACTGGACCTGGCCGGCATGAGCTTGCCGGCCAATGCGGTGTCGACCTCGTCGGCGTTCGTCACGGTGGCGATGCTGCAGGGCGATCCCGGCCTGGTATCGCTGCTGCCGGCGGGCGTGGCCGCGATGTTCGTGCGGCAAAAGATGCTGCGCATCCTGCCGGTGCGGCTGCAGTCGCGCCAGCAAACCTTCGGCATCGTGACGCGGCGCGGGGGCGGCCTGTCCGCCGCGGCGCGGCAGCTGGTGGCTATCCTGAAAGCGGCTCCGCGCGAGTCCGCTGCGGCCGATGCCAAGGTATAA
- a CDS encoding Bug family tripartite tricarboxylate transporter substrate binding protein: MKTRIAGALAGLATVAALTGNAWAQDTRPVRLMVGAAPGGGTDVMARIVSDKLAAQLKQPVVVDNRPGASNTIAADLTAKAPADGNTLLMGVVTSQAIAPHLLKLQFDPLKDLVPVALVSTVPNVLVVNNQVPARDVKALVAQIQASPDKFRYSSSGVGSTQHLAGASFARQIKGKLLHVPYKSSSSALVDLMGGQVDMSFETMPSVISHIKAGKLRALAVTADQRSALLPDVPTLAEAGVPGIQMSAWYGVYAPAGTPPATLQKLGSALATVIRDPDTVRRLADVGAVPGALTAAQFDAFSRAEYVRYGKLIAELGVKLDQ, from the coding sequence ATGAAGACACGGATCGCCGGCGCACTCGCCGGCCTCGCCACGGTGGCGGCATTAACCGGCAATGCCTGGGCGCAGGACACGCGGCCAGTGCGGCTGATGGTGGGCGCCGCCCCCGGCGGCGGCACCGACGTGATGGCGCGCATCGTCTCCGACAAGCTCGCCGCGCAGCTGAAGCAGCCGGTGGTGGTGGACAACCGCCCCGGCGCGTCCAACACCATTGCCGCGGACCTGACCGCCAAGGCGCCGGCGGACGGCAATACGCTGCTGATGGGCGTGGTCACCTCGCAGGCGATCGCGCCGCACCTGCTCAAGCTGCAGTTCGATCCGCTCAAGGACCTGGTGCCGGTGGCACTGGTGTCGACCGTGCCCAATGTGCTGGTGGTCAACAACCAGGTGCCGGCGCGCGACGTCAAGGCGCTGGTGGCGCAGATCCAGGCCAGTCCGGACAAGTTTCGCTACAGCTCGTCCGGCGTCGGCAGCACCCAGCACCTGGCCGGCGCGTCTTTCGCGCGGCAGATCAAGGGCAAGCTGCTGCATGTGCCGTACAAGAGCAGCAGCAGCGCGCTGGTGGACCTGATGGGCGGGCAGGTGGACATGAGCTTCGAAACCATGCCGTCGGTCATCAGCCATATCAAGGCCGGCAAGCTGCGCGCGCTGGCGGTCACCGCGGACCAGCGTTCGGCGCTGCTGCCCGACGTCCCCACGCTGGCCGAAGCCGGCGTTCCCGGCATCCAGATGAGTGCGTGGTACGGTGTCTATGCGCCGGCCGGCACGCCGCCCGCGACGCTGCAGAAGCTGGGCAGCGCGCTCGCCACGGTGATCAGGGACCCTGACACGGTGCGCCGGCTGGCCGACGTGGGCGCGGTGCCCGGCGCGCTGACCGCGGCGCAGTTCGATGCGTTCTCGCGCGCCGAGTATGTGCGCTACGGCAAGCTGATCGCAGAACTGGGCGTCAAGCTCGACCAATAA
- a CDS encoding 4-hydroxythreonine-4-phosphate dehydrogenase PdxA: MNSRPRIAMVLGDPAGIGPELIARLLADPATAAQAEILLIADRDEWRHGMRIAGVELALAETDAPAFADDGQPRLYHWQLPERPAYARGQASAEGGRYSLGTLKLALQLAQGGQADAILFGPLNKSSLHAAGMAHSDELHWFAEQLGYHGDFCEFNVLDGLWTSRVTSHVALKDVPALVTPERVGGAIDLIDQALRRAGMASPRIAVCGLNPHNGDNGAFGREEIDVIAPAVAAARERGVNAQGPFPADTIFLKVQGGPLQRQFDAIVTMYHDQGQIGIKLMGFSRGVTVQGGLPVPITTPAHGTAFDITQQGRADPGATLQAFQIACRMGAQRRATA; the protein is encoded by the coding sequence ATGAATTCCCGTCCAAGAATCGCCATGGTGCTGGGCGACCCAGCCGGCATCGGCCCTGAACTGATCGCCCGGCTGCTGGCCGATCCCGCGACCGCCGCGCAGGCCGAGATCCTGCTGATCGCCGACCGCGACGAATGGCGCCACGGCATGCGCATCGCAGGCGTCGAGCTGGCGCTGGCCGAGACCGATGCGCCCGCGTTCGCCGATGACGGCCAGCCGCGCCTGTACCACTGGCAGCTGCCGGAGCGCCCGGCGTATGCGCGCGGCCAGGCCAGTGCCGAGGGCGGGCGCTACAGCCTGGGCACGCTGAAGCTGGCGCTGCAGTTGGCGCAGGGCGGGCAGGCCGACGCGATCCTGTTCGGGCCGCTCAACAAGAGCTCGCTGCACGCCGCCGGCATGGCCCATAGCGACGAGCTGCACTGGTTCGCCGAACAACTCGGCTACCACGGCGATTTCTGCGAGTTCAATGTGCTCGACGGACTGTGGACCTCGCGCGTGACCTCGCACGTCGCGCTCAAGGACGTGCCGGCGCTGGTCACGCCGGAGCGCGTCGGCGGCGCGATCGACCTGATCGACCAGGCGCTGCGCCGCGCCGGCATGGCCAGCCCGCGCATCGCCGTGTGCGGCCTGAACCCGCACAACGGCGACAACGGCGCCTTCGGCCGCGAAGAGATCGACGTGATCGCCCCGGCCGTGGCCGCGGCGCGCGAGCGCGGCGTCAATGCGCAGGGCCCGTTCCCGGCCGACACCATCTTCCTGAAGGTGCAGGGCGGGCCGTTGCAGCGGCAGTTCGATGCCATCGTCACCATGTACCACGACCAGGGCCAGATCGGCATCAAGCTGATGGGCTTCTCGCGCGGCGTGACGGTGCAGGGCGGGCTGCCGGTGCCCATCACCACGCCCGCGCACGGCACCGCGTTCGACATTACGCAGCAGGGCCGCGCCGATCCGGGCGCCACGCTGCAGGCATTCCAGATCGCCTGCCGCATGGGTGCGCAACGGCGCGCCACAGCCTAG